CAAAATCAGGGTCGCCTAAAAATTTACTCCGATCGGCATAAGCATATTTCATGGTTTCAGCCATAAGATGCAAGGTATCAGCGGTATTGTGACCTAATTTGTCAATTGGGAACTGCTCAAGCACATTCAGCATTTCAATAATATGAATGCCACCAGAAGAAGGCGGCGGCATTGATACCACTTCATAACCGCGATATTGACCACGAACCGGTTGGCGCTCAATCACTTTATAGTTTGCAAGATCGGTTAGGCTCATCACCCCACCAGCATTCTGGACCGCAGAAACAATTTTTTCAGCGGTTTCACCTTGATAAAACCCTTTACTGCCTTTCTCTGCTATTAACGATAACGATTGTGCTAATTCCGGTTGTTTGAATAATTCATTGACCTGATAATTACTGCCATCAGCATGATAGAAAACCTCTGCTGAACTTGGCCATTGTGTAATGCGCGATTTAAGGCCGGCAAGAGAGTTCGACAAATCTGAGGTGACTAAAATACCGTCTTTAGCCAGTTTGATAGCAGGTTTTATGACTTGTTCCATGCTCATGGTGCCATATTTTGTCAGGGCCAGTTCCATTCCCATGACGGTACCAGGAACGCCAACAGCTAAACCGTGCTCACGGCTGAGCTTATCGACAGCATTACCTTGTTCATCAAGAAAGATGTCTTTGTGTGCTTTAGCTGGCGCTGTTTCACGGTAATCGATAGCAATAGTTTTATGTTGCTCGGCTAAATGCACCAACATAAAACCACCGCCACCAACATTACCCGCGCGAGGTAATGTCACGGCAAGTGCATATGCTACCGCGACAGCAGCATCGACCGCATTACCGCCTTGTTTTAAGATATCTACGCCAATTTTACTTGCTAATGCTTCTTGGCTTGAAACCATGCCATGCTTAGCATAGATTGGCTGAGCCGTTGCCATTTCACTAAAAATTGAGGCTTCGTTTGCTTGGCTGTTAGCAATATGAATGGCGGGATAACAAAGTGTTAGTGTTAAGGCTGAGCTCAACAGAAGCGGTGTTAATTTAGGGAATAGTGTCACGATTAATCCTTGGCGTGAATGGAAAAGATATTGTGATAGAACATGCCACATGATAACAATAATTGGTATGTGTTTTAACTTTACAACGTTAATTATTATAGGGTAGGTGTGGGTGGAACAAGCACAAAAGCAAAGTTATCAATATAAATTTGTTAATAGTATTAATACTATAGATCCTTCTGTATGGAATGAAATGTTTGGGGTGTCTCATCCTTTTACCCGTCATGAATATTTATCCGCACTCGAAATGAGCGGTTGTGTTAGTGCTGAAACGGGCTGGACTCCCATGCATCTTGTGGTGATGGATATTGATAATGTTATCGCCTTAATGCCTTTGTATCTTAAAACGCATTCTTGGGGCGAGTATGTGTTCGACTGGGCTTGGGCAGAGGCTTATGAGCGTAATCACATTGAATACTATCCTAAACTTGTCGCGAGTATTCCTTTTACGCCTACCACTGGTCAGCGTATAGGTTTTAGTGCTGCTTTGTCGATCACGGCACAGCAAACTTTAATCGAGAGCATTCAGCACTTCTTGTCGCAGACTGTCATTGAACATAACTGGTCATCTTGGCATTGTTTATTTATCCATGAGGCGCAACAGCATCAGTTTTCTCAGGTAGATGCTATGCAACGCTTGGGGTGCCAGTTTCATTGGCACAACCAAGGTTATGCTGATTTTAATGATTTTATTGCCAGATTAACGTCACGTAAACGTAAAAACATCATCAAAGAGCGAACCATTGCAAGACAAAAGCTACAATTTAGTTTTATTGATGGTGATAAGGCCAGTCCTAAGCAGTGGCAGGGTTTTGTTCGCTGTTATCAAAATACCTATTTAAAACGTTCCGGTCACACAGGGTATTTATCACCTGCCTTTTTCGAACAAATAGCAGCAACGATGGGCGCGTCGATACGTTTATTGATTATTGAAGATGTTGATGGAAATCTAGTGGCATCGGCGCTGTACTTCGTGTCAGATACACACTTATTTGGCCGCTATTGGGGAGCATTAACTGAATGTGATGGATTGCATTTTGAGGCCTGTTACTATCAAGGTATTGAGTTTGCCATTGCCAATCAATTAATGGTATTTGATGCTGGCGCCCAAGGTGAACATAAAGTTATGCGAGGATTTCGTCCGGTCAAAACTTTCTCAAGTCATTTTATTGCTCATGAAGGTTTTAATGATGCGATTGGTCATTTTTGTCAGCAAGAACGCGCGCACATTGACATCTACATGCAACAAATGTGCGAACAACTGCCGTATAAGGCGATAGAATAATAGACATATCGGTAGTGAAATGGTTAAGTCAGTGGGATTGTGTGGTTAGCCTAATGCTAACCATATACCAACAACGATCATTAAACTCCCTGCAATACGGTTCATCCAACGAATGTTATCGCCGCGGCTTAAGAATAAACGTAAGCTTTTACCACCACTGGCATAAGCCAACATAGAGACACTTTCGGTGATCATGATAATCCCGAGTAACACCGCAAGTTGTGGGCCAACGGCATAATCGACATTAATAAACGGTGGCAATAGTGAAATCATAAATGCCCAACCTTTAGGGTTCGCAATGGCGGTGATAAAACCTTGACTGATTAAACTGACTCGGTTGGTTTTCACATCAAGGCCAGTAATGATGGCCATTCTGCCTTTGGCGCGCCACATATTAATCCCAATATAAGCCAGGTAGGCGCCACCCACCCACTTAAGGATATCGAACACTTGTGGATAATTTAACATGATGCTGGCCACCCCAAGTACTGCCGCAATGGCGACCAATGCCACGCCCACTAATTCACCGAGCATCATCCATAATGTTTTACGCACACCAATGCTCATGCCGAGGGTCATGGCTAATGTCATGCACATCCCAGGGGTGATAGACACAAAAAAGAATGTAGGGATAAAAACCGCAAGAACAGCATAATCTGGCATGGGTAACGTCTTTGGTTAGCAATATGGATGGCAGAGTGTAATGGCCTAAAATGATAAAAACCAGCACTTTGCTGGTTTTTATGTATCACTTAGTGTCTATAAAATTACAGCACACCACGTTTCATTTGATCACGTTCAATGGATTCAAATAATGCGGTAAAGTTACCCTCGCCAAAGCCAAGGTTATTTTTACGCTGAATGATCTCAATGAAGATTGGCCCAAATAAATTTTTGGTGAAAATTTGCAGTAAATAACCGTCATCATCACCATCAACCAAAATCTGGTGATGCTTGATCCGATCGTGATCTTCCGTGACCTGTGGCAACTTATCGAAAATAGTGTCGTAATATTCAGGAATAATATCCAGAGTCTTAATTGAAGTGCCTTCCATTGCATCTAATGAAGCAACAATATCACGGCTTCTAAATGCTAGATGTTGCACACCTGGGCCATTGTATTCACCCAAGTATTCATCAATCTGGTTTTTGTCGTTGCCTTTACCTTCGTTAATCGGAATGCAGAAGCTGCCATCTGGAGAACGCAAAGCATAAGACACTAGAGCCGTTTGCGCGCCACTAATATCAAAGTAACGCACTTCGGTAAAACCAAAGATATCTTTATAAAAGTTAGCCCATTTTTCCATAGTGCCTTTGTAGACATTATTGGTTAAATGGTCGACTTCCATAAAGCCTTTTTCTGGTGTGACGATAGGCTGCTCTAAATCAACAAAGTCAGTTTGATAAATATTGTTTTGTTCGCCAAAGATATCAATAAAATAAATTAAGCTATCGCCAATGCCATAAATAGCCGGATACGGCATGTCTTTGTTGGCATCATCTGCCGGTTTTGCACCTCGAGCCACCGCTTCGGTATATGCAAAATTAGCATCTTCAACCCGCCAACCCATTGAACAAATAGCTGGGCCGTGTGATTTAGCAAAGTCTGCAGAAAAGCCTGCGCGGCCTTTATTCAACAAAAAGTTAATGTCGTTTTGTTTGTAATAAACGATGTCGTTATTTTTGGCTTTTTTTAACATTGAAAAACCGAAATCAATAAACACTTGATGCATATATTCGGTATCTGGACTGGCAAATTCGGTGAATTCAATGCCTAACAGGCCCAGTGGGTTTAGTTCGCTTGCCATTTTTTTTTTCCTTTATTTTATGTCAACACCATCACTCTTAGATGACTTAGGATTGATATAAATGTGGTCTTAGTTTTCTAACCAAGAGCGATTGTAATCATCACTCATGCAATTTTTTACATGAGCGGTTAAATTCAGTGGGGCGAAGGTATCGACCATCACCGCGTATTCGTAAGTTTCAGTTTTGCCTATAGAGGCTTCGGTTCGTCCAGGTTGCGGCCCGTGGGGGACACCTTTTTGATGTAAGGTCATGTAGCCGGCTTCAATACCGGTACGGCTCATAAAATCACCGTCGACGTAATACAGCACTTCATCGCTATCGATATTGTTGTGGTAATAAGGCGCCGGAATTGATCTAGGGTGGAAATCATATGGGCGTGGCACAAAGTTACAAATTACAAAATTGTGTGCAGTAAACACTAAATGTTCAGATGGTGGTAAATGAATTTTGCCAACTTTAGGGGCATATTCACTGATGTTAAATGCCCATGGATAGACACAACCATCCCAACCTACTAAGTCAAATGGATGCCATTGAAGTGTCATCTGCTGATAGCGATCGCCAAACTTACACATTAACGGGAACTCGCCTTTTTCGACCACCGCCTCGGTTAAGGTTGGGGTTCGAATATCACGTTCGCAATAAGGAGCGGACTCGAGCATTTGGCCATATTCATTTCTAAAATGCTTAGGCACTTCTACCATTGACGAGGATTCAATCACAAACAAACGTACATCTTGATAATCGTTAAATTTTAGCTGATAGGTGGTTCCGCGCGGAATAATTAAATAATCCCACTTCTGAGTATTGATAACACCGTACTCACTTAATAGTTGCCCTTCACCTTGGTGAATAAACACCACTTCATCAGCATAAGCATTGCGATAAAACTCATTAGTGTCTTCAGTCACTTTAGCCGTGTACATGGCGACATCATTATTGAAAAATATTTTATTGCGGGCACTAAAGAAATTGCCTTGGCAGTCGGCTTGGCGCGAGTCTAACTTGTAATTTTGAATGAGCGGATCTTGCCATTGTTCGCCATGTGACAGAGCGTAAGGTTTAACATCGATCGCTTTGGTTGGCATATTATGATGATATTTATTGGAATAGATATTTGAAAAGCCATGGGTCGAAAATAATTCTTCACGGTACAACTCACCATTATCTTTTTCGAAGGCAATGTGACGTTTGGTCGGGATCTGACCTTGCTTAACATAGAATGGCATGTGATTGTCCTATGGTGAATCGACTGCGAGTGTCGTGGCGTTTATGTTATTTATTGTTATGGCCTAATCTCATTGGCTAAACCAATATGTGATCTAACTAACAATTTAGTGGTAAAGATCAACAAAAAAAAGAATAATAAATAACTCAACTTAATCGACTTTTTTGATTGTTATGTTAGCTTTACATTTGTGTATGGATAACGGGACAGTGAAAATCTTATGCGAATAGATATAGATGCCTTTAATGTACTGCAAGTACTTGTTGAAGAAGGAAGTTTTGCAAAAGCTTCAGAACGGTTACACAAGGCACAATCGGCAGTAAGCTATCAGATTAAAAAACTGGAGCAACATCTGGGGGTAACATTATTTAATCGAGATCATTATCGAGCGGAATTAACCCCCGAAGGTAAAGTGATTTTGGCCGAAGGGCAGCGCTTATTACAGCATTTAGCCAATATAGAACATCTTGCCAGTCGCTTTAGTCAAGGATGGGAACCTAAACTTGAATTAGTGATAGACGGCGCACTGCCGATGGAACCGATTATGACGGCTTTAAAACGGATGTCGGAGCATAACATACCCACTAAAATTCAACTCAATATGGAGTTTTTAGGCGGTGTACAGCATCGATTTGAACGTGATCAAGCCGACTTAATGCTAGTGAAAGACTATCGTACCGGGCCCTCTTATCATCCTAAAGCATTGCCTACCATTACCAGTGTGCTGGTGGCATCATCACAGCATCCATTAAGTCAGCTTAAGAGGATTAGTTTGCCTGAGTTACAGCAACATGTAGAGTTGACCATTGAAGATTCATCTCCTGGTAAACGTGACCGCGATGAAATGCAGTTTGGCGGCGATAAAGTCTTTTATTTGTCGGGCTTTATCATGAAAAAAAATGCCTTACTAAAAGGCCTAGGTTTTGGCTGGATGCCGGATTTTTTAATTACTGAAGAATTACATCAAGGACAACTTATTGAAGTTGATTTTATTGGTGGTAATAGGTTTAGTTTTACTCCGCAACTAGTATCAACTTTAGAGCGACCACTTGGTCGAGCAGGGCAATTATTTACTGAATTAATTTTGCAAGAATTTGCCCAATATCAGCAACAGCAACAATTAGGGTTAAGTGGTGCAGGATTGGGTTAATCATTGGCATACGTCTGCAGAGCCATCAACAGATTTATTGGGCAGCCTAGCATAGTGAAAAGTTGTCGTGTTAAATTGCGGATCCTTTTGTTATTTTATAACATTGTTACAGGGAAATTATTTAGCTTTGTTAGGCGACAACAATGTTAGGCGACAACAATCAATAATAAATTTTTAAGGAATGAAAATGACCAGAAAATGCCATGAAGTAGATTATGAAATTATCGGTTCTAGTATGCAGCTTGTTGAAGTTGAACTTGATCCAAATGAATCAGTGATTGCTGAAGCCGGCGCGATGACCTATATCGAAGAAGATATTAGTTTTGAGGCTAAAATGGGTGATGGCTCTGAGCCTGAATCTGGTTTTTTTGGCAAGCTACTGGGGGCTGGTAAACGTGCCATTTCGGGTGAGGGGATTTTTATGACTCACTTTACCAATGAAGGTCAACATAAACGAAAAGTGGCATTTGCTGCGCCGTTTCCTGGGACTATTTTGGCGATCGACTTAGCTCAACATCAAGGCGAACTTATCTGCCAGAAAGACAGCTTTTTAGCAGCGGCTTTAGGTACGCAAGTGAGTATGAAGTTTAATAAGCGATTAGGAACCGGTTTTTTTGGTGGTGAAGGTTTCATTCTACAAAGCCTTAAAGGTGATGGTATGGCATTTGTGCATGCCGGTGGCACACTGATAAAAAAAGAACTGCGTGGTGAGACATTGCGAGTTGATACTGGGTGTTTAGTCGGATTTACGCCCGGGATTGATTATGATATTCAGCGCGCTGGTTCTTTAAAATCAATGGTGTTTGGTGGCGAAGGTTTGTTTCTTGCGACCTTGCAAGGTCATGGAACCGTATGGTTACAAAGCTTACCGTTTTCTCGCATGGCTGACAGAATTATTGCTCATGCACCATCTCGTGGTGGCAAAGATCAGGGGGAAGGATCTGTGCTTGGTGGAATAGGGCGGATGATTAACTAATCTGGGCATTGGCTGATCTTATTCATTTTCGTTCGCAGTTAGATGCTCAGACGATTTAGCGCTAATTGTCTGAGCCGTCTTTAG
The Shewanella vesiculosa DNA segment above includes these coding regions:
- a CDS encoding GNAT family N-acetyltransferase, which translates into the protein MEQAQKQSYQYKFVNSINTIDPSVWNEMFGVSHPFTRHEYLSALEMSGCVSAETGWTPMHLVVMDIDNVIALMPLYLKTHSWGEYVFDWAWAEAYERNHIEYYPKLVASIPFTPTTGQRIGFSAALSITAQQTLIESIQHFLSQTVIEHNWSSWHCLFIHEAQQHQFSQVDAMQRLGCQFHWHNQGYADFNDFIARLTSRKRKNIIKERTIARQKLQFSFIDGDKASPKQWQGFVRCYQNTYLKRSGHTGYLSPAFFEQIAATMGASIRLLIIEDVDGNLVASALYFVSDTHLFGRYWGALTECDGLHFEACYYQGIEFAIANQLMVFDAGAQGEHKVMRGFRPVKTFSSHFIAHEGFNDAIGHFCQQERAHIDIYMQQMCEQLPYKAIE
- a CDS encoding LysE family translocator; translated protein: MPDYAVLAVFIPTFFFVSITPGMCMTLAMTLGMSIGVRKTLWMMLGELVGVALVAIAAVLGVASIMLNYPQVFDILKWVGGAYLAYIGINMWRAKGRMAIITGLDVKTNRVSLISQGFITAIANPKGWAFMISLLPPFINVDYAVGPQLAVLLGIIMITESVSMLAYASGGKSLRLFLSRGDNIRWMNRIAGSLMIVVGIWLALG
- the hppD gene encoding 4-hydroxyphenylpyruvate dioxygenase, whose product is MASELNPLGLLGIEFTEFASPDTEYMHQVFIDFGFSMLKKAKNNDIVYYKQNDINFLLNKGRAGFSADFAKSHGPAICSMGWRVEDANFAYTEAVARGAKPADDANKDMPYPAIYGIGDSLIYFIDIFGEQNNIYQTDFVDLEQPIVTPEKGFMEVDHLTNNVYKGTMEKWANFYKDIFGFTEVRYFDISGAQTALVSYALRSPDGSFCIPINEGKGNDKNQIDEYLGEYNGPGVQHLAFRSRDIVASLDAMEGTSIKTLDIIPEYYDTIFDKLPQVTEDHDRIKHHQILVDGDDDGYLLQIFTKNLFGPIFIEIIQRKNNLGFGEGNFTALFESIERDQMKRGVL
- a CDS encoding TIGR00266 family protein, whose product is MTRKCHEVDYEIIGSSMQLVEVELDPNESVIAEAGAMTYIEEDISFEAKMGDGSEPESGFFGKLLGAGKRAISGEGIFMTHFTNEGQHKRKVAFAAPFPGTILAIDLAQHQGELICQKDSFLAAALGTQVSMKFNKRLGTGFFGGEGFILQSLKGDGMAFVHAGGTLIKKELRGETLRVDTGCLVGFTPGIDYDIQRAGSLKSMVFGGEGLFLATLQGHGTVWLQSLPFSRMADRIIAHAPSRGGKDQGEGSVLGGIGRMIN
- a CDS encoding homogentisate 1,2-dioxygenase, with translation MPFYVKQGQIPTKRHIAFEKDNGELYREELFSTHGFSNIYSNKYHHNMPTKAIDVKPYALSHGEQWQDPLIQNYKLDSRQADCQGNFFSARNKIFFNNDVAMYTAKVTEDTNEFYRNAYADEVVFIHQGEGQLLSEYGVINTQKWDYLIIPRGTTYQLKFNDYQDVRLFVIESSSMVEVPKHFRNEYGQMLESAPYCERDIRTPTLTEAVVEKGEFPLMCKFGDRYQQMTLQWHPFDLVGWDGCVYPWAFNISEYAPKVGKIHLPPSEHLVFTAHNFVICNFVPRPYDFHPRSIPAPYYHNNIDSDEVLYYVDGDFMSRTGIEAGYMTLHQKGVPHGPQPGRTEASIGKTETYEYAVMVDTFAPLNLTAHVKNCMSDDYNRSWLEN
- a CDS encoding LysR family transcriptional regulator, with the protein product MRIDIDAFNVLQVLVEEGSFAKASERLHKAQSAVSYQIKKLEQHLGVTLFNRDHYRAELTPEGKVILAEGQRLLQHLANIEHLASRFSQGWEPKLELVIDGALPMEPIMTALKRMSEHNIPTKIQLNMEFLGGVQHRFERDQADLMLVKDYRTGPSYHPKALPTITSVLVASSQHPLSQLKRISLPELQQHVELTIEDSSPGKRDRDEMQFGGDKVFYLSGFIMKKNALLKGLGFGWMPDFLITEELHQGQLIEVDFIGGNRFSFTPQLVSTLERPLGRAGQLFTELILQEFAQYQQQQQLGLSGAGLG
- the ggt gene encoding gamma-glutamyltransferase, translated to MSSALTLTLCYPAIHIANSQANEASIFSEMATAQPIYAKHGMVSSQEALASKIGVDILKQGGNAVDAAVAVAYALAVTLPRAGNVGGGGFMLVHLAEQHKTIAIDYRETAPAKAHKDIFLDEQGNAVDKLSREHGLAVGVPGTVMGMELALTKYGTMSMEQVIKPAIKLAKDGILVTSDLSNSLAGLKSRITQWPSSAEVFYHADGSNYQVNELFKQPELAQSLSLIAEKGSKGFYQGETAEKIVSAVQNAGGVMSLTDLANYKVIERQPVRGQYRGYEVVSMPPPSSGGIHIIEMLNVLEQFPIDKLGHNTADTLHLMAETMKYAYADRSKFLGDPDFVDVPVKQLINKEYAKSIASKISINKTTPSSEILPGKLAPYESDQTTHFSVIDKWGNAVANTYTLNFSYGSGLVAKGTGILLNNEMDDFSVKPGTPNGYGLIGGEANSVQGNKRPLSSMSPTIVMKDGKPFIVTGSPGGSRIINITLQIIMNVIDHSLNIAEATAAARIHHQWLPDFIWVEHTLNKDTISLLEAKGHKVKIQESIGSTQSIMMTEQGLFGASDPRRAGSAAIGY